A window of the Candidatus Omnitrophota bacterium genome harbors these coding sequences:
- a CDS encoding ABC transporter permease, whose product MNFRRTKAVFKKEFIQIWRDPRSLALAFAIPILLLVLFGYALSLDIDHIPMAVWNQDGSVTAREFLLNFKNSKYFKIIGYYDNYPAMEYLLDRGDAMMAMVIPKDFSKYIQSNGIAPLQVIIDGSDSNTAQTALGYVGSVVYNYNMGYVKNALAAQSIENSDPVDMRSRIWFNQDLDSKLFIVPGLIAIIMMIIAALLTSLTIAREWERGTMEQLISTPVRGIELIIGKFTPYFVIGLIDLIISVIMGILLFNVPLRGNVVLLFVCSGIFLTGALMLGIYISVVAKSQLMASQMAILTSFLPTFMLSGFTYEIFNMPDWVQNITYLVPARYFIVILRGIYLKGVGIEALWINILALSIFSLIAVRLAIMKFKKKVA is encoded by the coding sequence ATGAATTTCAGAAGGACGAAGGCGGTATTTAAAAAAGAGTTTATACAGATCTGGCGCGATCCCAGATCCCTCGCGCTCGCGTTCGCCATTCCGATACTTCTTCTTGTTTTGTTCGGATACGCGCTATCTTTGGATATAGACCACATACCGATGGCGGTCTGGAACCAGGACGGTTCTGTTACTGCCAGAGAATTCCTGCTGAACTTTAAAAACTCCAAATATTTCAAGATCATCGGATACTATGACAACTATCCCGCCATGGAATATCTTCTTGATAGGGGCGATGCCATGATGGCGATGGTAATTCCCAAAGATTTTTCAAAATATATCCAGTCCAACGGCATAGCGCCGCTGCAGGTAATTATAGACGGCAGCGACTCGAATACAGCCCAGACAGCGCTTGGTTATGTAGGCAGCGTCGTATATAACTATAACATGGGCTACGTCAAGAACGCGCTTGCGGCCCAATCGATAGAAAATTCCGACCCCGTGGATATGCGCTCGAGAATATGGTTTAACCAGGACCTGGACTCCAAGCTCTTCATAGTTCCCGGCCTTATAGCTATCATAATGATGATAATAGCCGCGCTTCTTACATCACTTACCATAGCCAGAGAGTGGGAACGCGGTACGATGGAGCAGCTCATCTCTACCCCGGTAAGAGGCATAGAGCTTATCATAGGGAAATTCACGCCCTATTTTGTCATAGGACTTATCGATCTTATAATATCCGTAATAATGGGCATATTATTGTTCAACGTTCCATTAAGAGGAAATGTAGTACTTCTCTTCGTATGCAGCGGAATATTTTTGACCGGCGCGCTGATGCTCGGTATATATATATCCGTCGTGGCCAAGAGCCAGCTTATGGCAAGTCAGATGGCGATACTTACGTCATTTCTGCCCACATTCATGCTCTCGGGCTTTACATATGAGATTTTTAATATGCCGGATTGGGTGCAGAATATTACGTATCTCGTCCCGGCTCGTTATTTTATAGTAATACTGCGCGGCATATATCTGAAAGGCGTAGGCATAGAAGCGCTCTGGATAAATATATTGGCGCTGAGCATATTTTCTCTAATAGCGGTGAGGCTTGCCATAATGAAGTTTAAAAAGAAAGTGGCTTAA
- a CDS encoding ABC transporter permease codes for MFTRIFSLIVKEFLQVFRDPRMKFVIFVSPVVQIMIFGYAATMDITNVPVAIYDLDNTKQSRDIIRLFSYSKYFDIQKYLSKESDVKYVMDRARIKAVIRFNRGFAQDLTSNRSAQMQILVDGTDSNAAQIILNYAGSIISNYNGKMLQERAQIYLKRKDIYPVVDLRDREWFNENLYSKNFYLPGVIAMIVTLMSLILTSMAIVREKEIGTMEQLIVSPIRPIELILGKITPFGIIAIVQMVMIATVGVLWFNIPLRGSIPLLFGCTLIYLLTSLGIGLFISTISATQQEAMMSIFLFYFPAILLSGFAYPVANMPQWVQVITTLNPLKYYLVILRSIFLKGVGVSVLWNEMLVLLVMGAVVIVASSLRFRKNLG; via the coding sequence ATGTTTACGAGGATATTCTCGTTGATTGTGAAGGAATTTCTGCAGGTATTCCGCGATCCGCGCATGAAGTTTGTCATATTCGTATCTCCGGTAGTCCAGATAATGATATTTGGGTACGCGGCGACGATGGATATAACGAATGTCCCTGTCGCGATATACGATCTGGATAATACAAAACAGAGCCGTGATATCATAAGGCTCTTCAGTTACTCGAAATATTTTGACATACAGAAATATCTTTCAAAAGAAAGCGACGTAAAATATGTTATGGACCGCGCGAGGATAAAGGCGGTCATAAGATTTAACCGCGGGTTTGCGCAGGACCTTACATCGAACCGCAGCGCGCAGATGCAGATACTTGTAGATGGCACCGACTCCAACGCGGCCCAGATAATATTGAATTACGCCGGTTCCATTATAAGTAACTACAACGGTAAGATGCTGCAGGAGAGGGCCCAGATATATTTAAAGCGCAAGGATATATACCCGGTTGTGGATTTAAGAGACAGGGAGTGGTTTAATGAAAACCTGTATTCGAAAAATTTTTATCTTCCGGGCGTTATAGCGATGATAGTGACATTGATGTCGCTTATACTAACATCTATGGCCATAGTCAGAGAAAAAGAGATAGGCACTATGGAGCAGTTGATAGTAAGCCCTATAAGGCCTATAGAGCTGATATTGGGGAAGATAACGCCGTTTGGCATAATAGCTATCGTGCAGATGGTCATGATAGCTACCGTCGGAGTGCTTTGGTTTAATATCCCTTTAAGGGGGAGTATCCCGCTTTTATTTGGCTGTACTCTTATATATTTATTAACGAGTCTTGGCATAGGATTATTTATATCCACAATTTCCGCGACGCAACAGGAGGCGATGATGTCTATATTTCTCTTCTATTTTCCCGCGATACTTCTTTCGGGATTTGCGTATCCGGTTGCAAACATGCCCCAATGGGTTCAGGTAATAACAACTTTGAATCCGCTAAAATATTACCTTGTAATATTAAGGAGCATATTCTTAAAAGGCGTCGGTGTATCTGTGCTTTGGAACGAGATGTTAGTCCTTTTAGTTATGGGAGCGGTAGTAATCGTCGCCAGCTCTTTAAGGTTCAGAAAGAACCTCGGATAG
- a CDS encoding transposase: MPKGPRIVLDNVLYHIMTRGNQKQKVFIEESDFGEYLDRVRRYKRKYKFRLYGFCLMPNHIHLIGAVEDKENLAKFMHGINRSYTSYFNEKYHKVGHLWQGRFNSKIITMDPYAIDCMNYVELNPVRAEMVRMPSEYRWSSYRERNLGGNNDLLDSLEL; this comes from the coding sequence ATGCCTAAAGGACCTAGGATAGTACTGGATAATGTATTGTACCACATTATGACAAGGGGTAATCAAAAGCAAAAAGTATTTATCGAAGAAAGTGACTTTGGTGAATATCTGGATAGGGTTAGACGCTATAAGCGAAAATACAAATTCAGACTCTACGGTTTTTGTCTCATGCCTAATCACATACACTTAATTGGAGCAGTCGAGGATAAAGAAAATCTGGCCAAGTTTATGCACGGGATTAACAGGTCTTACACATCTTATTTTAATGAAAAATATCACAAAGTCGGCCACCTGTGGCAAGGAAGGTTTAATAGTAAAATAATCACTATGGATCCGTATGCTATAGACTGTATGAATTATGTCGAATTAAACCCTGTACGGGCAGAAATGGTTAGAATGCCTTCCGAATATAGATGGTCCAGTTATAGGGAAAGAAATTTAGGCGGAAACAATGATCTTCTAGACAGTTTGGAATTATAA
- a CDS encoding ferritin family protein, which translates to MANVFTAAEIIDMGIEKEKKRRDFYAYTADKFKEKDMKELFSRLRDWEEEHIKKFTVIRNSTQTYEAGESYKDELLAYMKYMVDDMLYDQITAQWFSKNVRQPLEAIKYGIGFEKDAILFFSELLKYMMAPDKEKIEELVGEEKKHLIYLSELRKKYE; encoded by the coding sequence ATGGCGAACGTATTTACTGCGGCAGAGATAATAGATATGGGCATCGAAAAAGAGAAGAAGAGAAGGGATTTTTATGCTTATACCGCCGATAAATTCAAAGAGAAAGACATGAAAGAGTTATTCTCGCGCCTGCGCGATTGGGAAGAAGAGCATATTAAAAAATTTACCGTCATCCGGAATTCTACGCAGACTTACGAGGCAGGCGAATCTTATAAAGATGAACTTTTGGCATACATGAAGTATATGGTAGACGATATGTTGTATGATCAGATTACCGCCCAGTGGTTTTCTAAAAACGTAAGACAGCCGCTTGAGGCGATAAAGTACGGAATTGGGTTTGAAAAGGACGCGATACTCTTCTTTTCGGAGCTTCTGAAATATATGATGGCCCCCGACAAGGAAAAGATAGAAGAGCTTGTAGGGGAAGAGAAAAAACATCTTATTTATTTGTCGGAATTGAGGAAGAAATACGAGTAA
- a CDS encoding alpha/beta fold hydrolase produces the protein MASPISYKTWAHSSPQCIAFLIHGLGANSSWWEEFAQFLLKNNISSYAIDLRRHTSFKEFFLLINELLAIIKKDNPGKKIFAVGESMGSLIILAMALKDKAVFDGLACISPAFNSRAPLKPFDYVKIFLPLLYNPEKKYRLPVTSDMCTRDPAYLKMIETTYDKDVLSTSRVLFDIFIAQISMRIFGMKIGVPILFLVAGDDKLVYSDASIKVFKKISAKDKNIIEYPGMYHSLSIDTGREKVFADILNWMTRRI, from the coding sequence TTGGCCAGCCCTATTTCTTATAAGACGTGGGCCCATTCGTCACCCCAGTGTATCGCGTTTCTTATTCATGGATTGGGCGCGAATAGCTCATGGTGGGAAGAGTTCGCGCAATTCCTTCTCAAAAATAACATCTCCTCATACGCTATAGATCTAAGGCGCCACACATCATTCAAAGAGTTCTTCCTCTTGATAAATGAACTTCTTGCGATAATCAAAAAAGATAATCCCGGCAAAAAAATATTCGCGGTAGGTGAGAGCATGGGCTCGCTAATAATACTGGCCATGGCCCTCAAAGACAAAGCTGTGTTCGACGGCCTTGCGTGTATCAGTCCGGCATTTAACAGCAGGGCGCCGCTAAAACCATTTGATTATGTTAAAATTTTCCTGCCGCTTCTGTATAATCCCGAAAAAAAGTATAGATTGCCGGTTACATCGGATATGTGTACACGCGATCCGGCTTATTTAAAGATGATAGAAACGACTTATGATAAGGACGTTCTCTCGACATCCAGAGTGCTTTTCGATATTTTTATCGCACAGATATCGATGAGAATATTCGGGATGAAAATAGGCGTCCCGATTTTATTTCTGGTCGCCGGCGACGACAAACTTGTATATAGCGACGCGAGTATAAAAGTATTTAAAAAAATCAGCGCCAAGGATAAGAACATCATAGAATATCCGGGCATGTACCACTCGCTTTCTATAGATACGGGCAGGGAAAAAGTCTTTGCGGATATATTAAACTGGATGACGAGGAGAATTTAG
- the glpK gene encoding glycerol kinase GlpK, which produces MEYILAIDQGTTGSRVVVYDRNGAKKASAYREFPQHFPKPGWVEHNPRDIWISVYDSIQKVLKKVPANKIAAIGITNQRETTVLWDKYTGKPIYNAIVWQCRRTAARCDELKEKKEASFFRKRTGLPIDAYFSATKIEWILKNVPGALSKARTGKVIFGTTDSWILWKLTGGQVHATDYTNASRTMLFNIEKKSWDRAILKKFGIPAKILPEVKISSGIFAKTAKTGALPAGIPISGIAGDQQAALFGQVCFDPGEVKNTYGTGSFILLNTGSRRPVSKYGLITTLACGRKGEPVYALEGAVFISGAVIQWLRDGLKILKKASESEKLACSVKDNGGVYFVPALVGLGAPYWDSHARGLISGITRGTKRAHIVRAAIEAICYQAKDVMLAMEKDAGVKIKNLKVDGGAISNNLLCQFQSDILRVNVVRPSTIEITSLGAAYLAGLAIGYWKNSDEIKRCWKVDRVFKPKMGRKSSEKFYNGWIKTVERTLER; this is translated from the coding sequence GTGGAATATATACTGGCGATAGATCAGGGCACGACCGGCTCCAGGGTCGTAGTATATGATAGGAACGGGGCAAAGAAAGCGAGCGCTTATCGGGAATTTCCCCAGCACTTTCCGAAGCCTGGATGGGTAGAACATAATCCGCGCGACATATGGATAAGCGTTTATGACTCGATACAGAAAGTGCTTAAGAAGGTGCCGGCGAATAAAATCGCGGCCATAGGCATTACGAATCAGCGCGAAACTACCGTGTTGTGGGACAAATACACCGGAAAGCCCATATACAACGCCATAGTGTGGCAGTGCAGGCGCACCGCGGCCAGGTGCGACGAGTTAAAGGAGAAAAAAGAGGCGTCCTTTTTCAGAAAAAGGACGGGTCTGCCTATAGACGCGTATTTTTCCGCGACGAAAATAGAATGGATATTAAAGAATGTGCCCGGCGCTTTATCCAAGGCGCGAACCGGAAAGGTTATCTTCGGCACTACAGATTCGTGGATATTATGGAAGTTGACCGGCGGACAGGTTCACGCTACCGATTACACAAACGCTTCCCGCACGATGTTATTCAATATAGAAAAGAAGAGTTGGGATAGGGCGATATTGAAAAAGTTCGGCATACCGGCAAAAATATTGCCCGAAGTAAAGATCTCTTCCGGGATCTTCGCGAAGACCGCCAAGACAGGGGCTTTACCGGCGGGGATACCAATATCCGGCATAGCGGGCGATCAGCAGGCCGCGTTATTCGGACAGGTATGTTTTGATCCCGGCGAAGTAAAAAATACATATGGCACAGGCTCATTTATTTTACTCAACACCGGTTCGAGAAGGCCCGTTTCAAAATACGGCCTGATCACAACACTGGCCTGCGGGAGAAAAGGAGAACCTGTCTACGCGCTCGAAGGAGCGGTATTTATTTCCGGGGCGGTAATACAGTGGCTAAGGGATGGGCTAAAGATACTGAAGAAGGCGTCTGAATCTGAAAAGTTGGCCTGCTCGGTAAAAGATAACGGCGGTGTATATTTTGTCCCGGCGCTCGTCGGTCTGGGAGCGCCATATTGGGACAGTCACGCGCGCGGTCTTATATCGGGAATAACGAGAGGCACAAAGAGAGCGCATATAGTAAGGGCGGCTATAGAAGCGATATGCTACCAGGCAAAGGATGTGATGCTTGCGATGGAAAAGGACGCCGGTGTGAAGATAAAAAATCTAAAAGTGGACGGCGGTGCGATATCAAATAATTTATTATGTCAATTTCAATCGGATATATTACGCGTAAATGTTGTGAGGCCCAGCACCATAGAGATAACTTCTTTAGGCGCAGCGTATCTGGCCGGCCTTGCGATAGGTTATTGGAAAAATTCGGACGAGATTAAGAGGTGTTGGAAGGTGGACAGAGTGTTTAAACCAAAGATGGGTAGAAAAAGTAGCGAAAAATTTTATAACGGGTGGATTAAAACGGTTGAGAGAACCCTGGAGCGGTAA
- a CDS encoding NAD(P)/FAD-dependent oxidoreductase: MQVYDAVIIGGGVIGTSIARELSKYKLNIALLEKEEELAFGVSKSNSGIIHPGTQNSVNSLKGRLCVLGNKLTRRMSKELGIDFKEVGELIVAFNEDERLRLVQLKKEAEALGVPRLMIVDRTWLDRHEPNLSKQVIAALYAPTAGIISPYRWVYDLGENALNNGVEIHTLTKVENINIEGDKNFGIQTPKGIFKTRFVINAAGLFADDVSKMAGINDFTIHPRKGEEFLLDKKKENITNHLIFPLPSKDSKGVLVIKTSDGNPMIGPTAQEVEDKDDLSTSDEGFKKVLASVQKLVPSINGNDVIAYFAGLRPACGSDFIIRHEESVPGFVNVAGIQSPGLTAAPAIALMVSDILKNNGLRLKRKIFFHKHRQKEIHLFNIPLKKTKALIKEDPSYGDIVCRCEMVSAKEIQDAIGRGATTLDGIKFRTRAQAGRCHGSFCTTRLMKILAEKTNKKMTELTKRGAGSEMVKEDRSDG, from the coding sequence ATGCAGGTGTATGATGCGGTGATTATCGGCGGAGGCGTTATCGGCACATCGATAGCGCGCGAACTGTCGAAATATAAATTAAACATTGCCCTGTTGGAAAAAGAAGAAGAGCTTGCCTTTGGCGTCTCAAAATCGAACAGCGGAATAATCCATCCCGGAACACAAAACTCGGTCAATTCGCTTAAAGGAAGGCTTTGCGTATTAGGCAATAAGCTGACCCGGAGAATGTCTAAAGAGTTAGGGATAGATTTTAAAGAAGTCGGAGAGTTGATAGTCGCCTTTAACGAGGATGAGAGGTTAAGGCTCGTTCAATTAAAAAAAGAGGCTGAAGCCCTGGGCGTGCCAAGGCTCATGATCGTCGACAGGACCTGGCTGGATAGGCATGAACCGAATTTATCAAAGCAGGTCATAGCCGCGCTCTACGCGCCCACCGCGGGGATAATAAGTCCGTATAGATGGGTTTACGACTTAGGCGAGAACGCCCTGAATAATGGTGTTGAAATTCACACGCTTACAAAGGTCGAAAATATAAATATAGAGGGGGATAAAAATTTCGGAATTCAAACACCCAAAGGTATTTTTAAGACAAGATTTGTAATAAACGCCGCGGGTCTTTTCGCGGACGACGTCTCAAAAATGGCCGGCATAAATGATTTTACCATCCATCCGCGCAAAGGCGAAGAATTTCTCCTGGATAAGAAGAAAGAAAATATTACAAACCATCTAATATTCCCGCTGCCGTCGAAAGATTCGAAAGGCGTGCTTGTGATAAAGACTTCCGACGGTAACCCTATGATAGGGCCGACGGCTCAAGAGGTAGAAGATAAAGACGACTTGTCAACCTCGGACGAGGGGTTTAAGAAAGTCCTGGCGAGTGTCCAAAAGCTCGTGCCATCTATAAACGGTAATGATGTGATAGCGTATTTCGCGGGTTTAAGGCCGGCCTGCGGCAGCGACTTTATAATAAGGCACGAGGAGAGCGTGCCGGGGTTTGTAAATGTCGCCGGAATCCAGTCTCCGGGCTTAACCGCCGCTCCGGCGATAGCGTTGATGGTGAGCGATATTTTGAAAAATAACGGACTGCGGCTAAAAAGAAAGATATTTTTTCACAAACATCGCCAAAAAGAGATACATCTATTTAATATTCCTTTGAAAAAAACAAAGGCTCTTATAAAAGAGGATCCGAGCTACGGCGATATTGTATGCAGATGTGAAATGGTTTCGGCTAAAGAGATCCAGGACGCTATCGGTAGGGGGGCTACCACGCTTGACGGAATAAAATTCAGGACGCGCGCCCAGGCAGGAAGGTGCCATGGCAGTTTTTGCACCACAAGGCTGATGAAGATACTGGCTGAAAAAACAAATAAGAAGATGACAGAATTGACAAAGCGCGGCGCAGGCTCGGAAATGGTGAAAGAGGATAGGTCTGATGGTTAA
- a CDS encoding FAD-dependent oxidoreductase → MVKRDLVIVGGGPAGMAAAISAYENGVKDILLLERDQYLGGILNQCIHTGFGIEYFKEVLTGPEYAYRFIEKIRKIPEVEVSLRSFVVRLEKDKTLTYIKPGLMEEIAGGAVIMATGCREKTREMIHIAGTRPSGIFSAGLAQKLVNIEGLLPGKEVVIVGSGDIGLIMARRLILEGAKVKAIIEIQKKTRGLTRNVVQCVEDFDIPIYFKHKISRVYGKDRVEKAEVIKVDDSYNEIIGSGFEIDCDTILVSVGLISENELIEMAGASLTDEVNKTSVQGIFACGNSFKVYDLVDRVSKDSHAAGKMAAEYIKGLE, encoded by the coding sequence ATGGTTAAAAGAGATCTTGTTATAGTCGGCGGCGGCCCGGCCGGTATGGCAGCGGCTATATCCGCGTATGAAAACGGCGTAAAAGATATTCTTCTTCTGGAAAGAGACCAGTATCTGGGCGGTATATTGAATCAATGTATACACACCGGGTTTGGAATAGAGTACTTTAAAGAGGTCCTGACGGGCCCGGAATACGCGTACAGGTTCATAGAGAAAATCCGAAAAATCCCCGAAGTGGAGGTTAGCTTAAGATCTTTCGTTGTCAGATTAGAAAAAGACAAGACGCTTACATATATAAAACCCGGCCTGATGGAAGAGATAGCGGGCGGCGCGGTTATCATGGCAACAGGATGCCGTGAAAAGACCAGAGAGATGATCCATATCGCCGGTACAAGGCCTTCAGGTATATTTTCAGCGGGGCTTGCCCAGAAACTTGTAAATATAGAAGGGCTATTGCCGGGTAAAGAGGTTGTGATAGTAGGTTCCGGAGACATAGGCCTGATAATGGCCAGGCGCCTTATATTGGAAGGCGCAAAAGTAAAAGCAATAATCGAAATACAGAAAAAAACGCGCGGGCTGACCCGCAACGTAGTTCAGTGCGTGGAAGATTTTGACATTCCCATTTATTTCAAGCATAAGATATCCAGAGTCTACGGCAAAGACAGGGTCGAGAAAGCAGAAGTAATAAAAGTCGATGACAGTTATAATGAAATAATCGGCTCAGGGTTCGAGATTGACTGCGATACGATTCTTGTTTCCGTCGGGCTGATTTCGGAGAACGAACTGATAGAGATGGCCGGAGCAAGCTTAACGGATGAAGTAAATAAGACTTCTGTGCAGGGCATATTTGCCTGTGGGAATTCTTTTAAGGTTTATGATCTCGTAGACCGGGTGTCTAAAGACAGCCATGCCGCCGGCAAAATGGCGGCGGAGTATATTAAAGGGTTAGAATGA
- a CDS encoding DUF1667 domain-containing protein — protein MIKKLTCIECPKGCTLSVDMENCRVVKVSGNECPKGEKYARSEIENPVRVLTASVLTEGLPLKMVPVRTDKPIPKPKLAAAMGEIKKIRLKKRVRPGDIIEANFLGLGVNLVASREA, from the coding sequence ATGATAAAGAAGCTAACATGCATTGAATGCCCCAAAGGCTGCACCTTATCGGTTGATATGGAAAATTGCCGCGTAGTAAAGGTGAGCGGCAATGAGTGCCCTAAAGGCGAAAAATACGCCAGGTCCGAGATTGAAAATCCCGTCAGAGTATTGACCGCCAGCGTGCTTACGGAAGGACTGCCTTTAAAGATGGTCCCTGTAAGGACGGATAAGCCTATTCCTAAGCCCAAGCTTGCCGCAGCAATGGGCGAAATCAAAAAGATTAGGTTGAAAAAACGAGTTCGTCCGGGGGATATAATTGAGGCCAATTTTCTGGGGCTTGGGGTAAATTTGGTCGCCTCAAGAGAGGCTTGA
- a CDS encoding PAS domain-containing protein encodes MEGNNNQYMDWDVIFNSIGDGIFIADERNTIIKANTAFAELLNMKVEDIVGKKCYELVHKTNTPWPGCPFEKSKKDKKVHVEEVNDPGIGVPLLITTSPIFSPSGEMIGVAHISKDISLVKKVQAQRKKMEEDLKKKIEDLERFQKITVGRELKMKELKARIAELEAKTLDRRYREQ; translated from the coding sequence ATGGAAGGCAATAACAACCAATACATGGACTGGGACGTGATATTCAATTCGATAGGCGACGGCATTTTTATCGCGGATGAGAGGAACACTATTATAAAGGCAAATACGGCTTTTGCGGAATTATTGAATATGAAGGTTGAGGATATAGTAGGAAAAAAATGTTATGAGTTAGTCCATAAGACAAATACCCCATGGCCCGGATGTCCATTCGAAAAGAGCAAGAAGGATAAAAAAGTCCATGTTGAAGAAGTGAATGATCCGGGTATAGGAGTACCGCTTCTCATCACGACCTCGCCTATTTTTAGTCCTTCAGGAGAGATGATAGGCGTGGCGCATATATCAAAAGATATATCTCTTGTCAAGAAGGTCCAAGCCCAGCGGAAAAAAATGGAAGAAGATTTGAAAAAGAAGATAGAGGATCTGGAGCGGTTCCAGAAGATTACAGTAGGCAGAGAACTTAAGATGAAAGAGCTGAAGGCGAGGATAGCGGAGCTTGAAGCGAAGACGCTCGACAGAAGGTATCGGGAGCAGTAA